From a single Stomoxys calcitrans chromosome 4, idStoCalc2.1, whole genome shotgun sequence genomic region:
- the LOC106094659 gene encoding neprilysin-1: MRSLLLVVALLGVLSSVATVDEEGSNYAYNMKHAKEIFDSMNKEEKPCWNFYEHACGNWSTAYENDRQKYTSVLEKINYDVSMDLIHFMEDTRLTDKPKFVQKAHDFYTSCSQEYEFDSLVYMKWLEEHEGLKWTLLTPPNDSNTKFDWVHTLATFRKYGMNGVFIQEMLYPKDEDATKTVVGISKFKQPYGFDSIAAYEIEEINKTFIYPADVKPVVEFYDEIHDFEELLTKLDELKEVEHKKKLMTAKDLLGPWYKRYLEIVLDLESLNPDHEVFISDRLYLDSLDALLKEYDDQFLSRYLEVKFLIYLRYNFKRTSDEDCIKLTRGLMPMAMHWIYEQLHPELEQEIPFVNEMFEGVLKYAKEALHSDKSGMVTPASLTKFEKMHFKLGNLPRVDSIQVLESFYSNLTLVNTDYYGNNLKLLGFYFKVYHTSTSFAEIKNINQYFNETEHYETATDVRPTYMAASNLIVVPSELLRAPIYHWGHNKFFKQSSLGTIMAYYIFSALEGKEFSTDEVTKVAGIGSFHSSYKFIFSSKPEEMKEYQAITKLMDMPLEKVFFLNAAQFYCEWLGSADTVNSYVTYLTEFSDTYDCKLNAFLKVFQ; encoded by the coding sequence ATGAGGAGTTTGCTTCTAGTCGTTGCTCTCTTAGGAGTTTTAAGCAGCGTGGCAACTGTGGATGAAGAGGGTTCCAACTATGCTTATAATATGAAGCATGCCAAGGAAATTTTCGATTCCATGAACAAAGAGGAGAAGCCCTGCTGGAACTTTTACGAACACGCCTGTGGAAATTGGTCCACCGCATATGAAAATGATAGACAAAAATACACCTCGGTGCTTGAAAAGATAAACTATGACGTGAGCATGGATTTAATTCATTTCATGGAAGATACCCGTTTGACCGATAAACCGAAGTTTGTGCAAAAGGCCCATGACTTTTATACGTCCTGTAGccaagaatacgaatttgattcgTTGGTCTATATGAAGTGGTTGGAGGAACATGAAGGTTTAAAATGGACTTTGCTAACACCCCCTAATGATAGCAATACCAAATTTGATTGGGTCCATACTCTGGCCACATTCCGCAAATATGGCATGAATGGTGTTTTCATCCAGGAAATGTTGTATCCCAAGGACGAAGATGCTACGAAAACTGTTGTTGGTATAAGCAAATTTAAGCAACCCTACGGATTCGATTCGATTGCTGCATACGAAATCgaggaaataaataaaacttttatttatcCTGCCGATGTCAAGCCTGTAGTAGAGTTTTACGACGAAATCCATGACTTTGAGGAACTGTTGACCAAATTGGACGAGCTGAAAGAGGTGGAGCATAAAAAGAAATTGATGACTGCTAAAGACTTACTTGGGCCATGGTATAAGAGATATCTTGAAATTGTTCTCGATTTGGAATCGCTCAACCCCGACCATGAGGTTTTCATTAGTGATAGGCTTTATTTGGACTCTTTGGATGCACTACTCAAGGAATACGATGACCAATTTCTTTCACGTTATTTGGAAGTGAAATTTTTGATCTATTTACGTTATAATTTTAAACGCACCTCGGACGAGGATTGCATTAAATTGACACGGGGCCTTATGCCAATGGCCATGCATTGGATTTACGAACAATTGCATCCCGAATTGGAACAGGAAATTCCGTTTGTGAACGAGATGTTTGAAGGTGTCTTAAAGTATGCCAAGGAAGCTTTGCATTCGGACAAAAGCGGCATGGTAACACCTGCGTCGCTCACAAAGTTCGAAAAAATGCACTTCAAGTTAGGCAATTTACCTCGCGTCGATTCCATCCAGGTTTTGGAATCCTTTTACAGCAATTTAACTTTAGTAAATACCGATTACTATGGCAATAACTTGAAATTGTTGGGATTCTATTTCAAAGTCTACCACACCTCCACGTCCTTTGCGGAGATTAAGAATAtcaatcaatatttcaatgagaCCGAACATTATGAAACTGCCACGGATGTGCGTCCGACTTATATGGCGGCCTCTAATCTCATCGTAGTCCCAAGTGAGCTTTTGCGGGCACCCATCTATCATTGGGGCCACAACAAGTTCTTCAAACAAAGCTCTTTGGGAACCATCATGGCCTACTACATTTTTTCTGCACTCGAAGGGAAAGAGTTTAGCACCGACGAAGTAACCAAAGTTGCTGGCATTGGCAGTTTCCATAGTTCGTATAAATTCATCTTTTCGTCAAAGCCCGAGGAAATGAAAGAGTATCAGGCCATTACAAAATTGATGGACATGCCTTTGGAGAAGGTGTTCTTTTTGAACGCTGCCCAATTTTATTGTGAGTGGTTAGGTAGCGCGGATACTGTGAATAGCTATGTCACGTATTTGACTGAGTTCTCTGATACATATGATTGCAAATTGAATGCCTTCCTAAAAGTGTTTCAGTAA